The following coding sequences are from one Halorubrum sp. BOL3-1 window:
- a CDS encoding thiolase family protein — protein MERVAIVGASMTRFGQRDAWVRELLAEAGAAALDEAGIDGDDLDHLYVSNMASGEFEGQTGVPNALAHDLAATPAYTARIDQTSSSGGAGVYAAWQSVASGASDLTMLVGGEKMTHRTTAEATDVIASLTHPVEYKQGVTLPSFAGLTARLYLDEYDAPRESLGKVAVKNHRNGVDNPHAQFQKEVDLDTVLDSPIVADPLRLYDFCPITDGSAALVFCPESVAEEYAPDGDYAVISGIGGATDTHVVHERADPTTMGGVVDSADVAYEMAGIGPDDVDVAELHDMFTILEFLQSEDLGFFEKGEGWKAVEAGVTDRDGDLPINTSGGLKSKGHPLGASGVAQVYEIFKQVTDDAGPRQVEADTGLACNVGGFGNCVTTTILEGN, from the coding sequence ATGGAACGCGTAGCGATCGTCGGCGCGTCGATGACCCGGTTCGGGCAGCGCGACGCCTGGGTGCGGGAGCTGCTGGCTGAGGCGGGGGCAGCCGCGCTCGATGAGGCCGGAATCGACGGCGACGACCTCGATCACCTGTACGTCTCGAACATGGCCAGCGGCGAGTTCGAGGGCCAGACGGGGGTCCCGAACGCTCTCGCCCACGACCTCGCGGCGACGCCGGCGTACACCGCCCGGATCGACCAGACCTCCTCCTCGGGCGGCGCGGGCGTGTACGCCGCGTGGCAGTCGGTCGCCTCCGGCGCGAGCGACCTCACGATGTTAGTCGGCGGCGAGAAGATGACCCACCGGACGACGGCGGAGGCGACCGACGTGATCGCGTCGCTCACGCATCCGGTCGAGTACAAACAGGGCGTCACGCTCCCCTCCTTCGCGGGCCTCACGGCGCGGCTCTACCTCGACGAGTACGACGCGCCCCGCGAGAGCCTCGGGAAGGTCGCGGTGAAGAATCACCGAAACGGCGTCGACAACCCCCATGCCCAGTTTCAGAAGGAGGTCGACCTCGATACGGTCCTCGACTCCCCGATCGTCGCGGACCCGCTCCGACTGTACGACTTCTGTCCGATCACGGACGGCTCCGCCGCGCTCGTGTTCTGCCCCGAGTCCGTGGCCGAGGAGTACGCCCCGGACGGCGACTACGCCGTGATCTCCGGCATCGGCGGCGCGACCGACACTCACGTCGTCCACGAGCGCGCGGACCCGACGACGATGGGCGGCGTCGTCGACTCCGCCGACGTCGCCTACGAGATGGCCGGAATCGGTCCGGACGACGTCGACGTCGCAGAGCTTCACGACATGTTCACCATCCTAGAGTTCCTCCAGTCGGAGGACCTCGGCTTCTTCGAGAAGGGCGAGGGGTGGAAGGCCGTCGAGGCGGGCGTCACCGACCGCGACGGCGACCTCCCGATCAACACCTCCGGCGGCCTCAAGTCGAAGGGCCACCCGCTCGGGGCCAGCGGCGTCGCACAGGTGTACGAGATATTCAAGCAGGTCACGGACGACGCCGGCCCGCGACAGGTCGAGGCGGACACGGGACTCGCCTGTAATGTCGGCGGATTCGGGAACTGCGTGACCACCACCATTCTGGAGGGCAACTGA
- a CDS encoding sugar ABC transporter permease, producing MSALASVLAVIRAKLVGAATAPKRFVVTVQRAVHDLRTGERTPWDVAKSILMTLFGLAMVLILLFPLFWIFTASLAEGTRLFNTGGIFPDPTTYNLDAYRWVLFESNFFFADGDWGYPQLVIGGGGGLLPVSFRWAGTETGPGAVFNSLYLVSVTIAAGFGMIVPAAYAFSRRQFIGRKRILYGYVLFTQIGAGLSIATLVALYSLFSSYGLTNNLFVLGLFYAAGAIPFNTWLLKTYMDNIPVSYEEAAMVDGASFLDTIREVILPLTKPGLAVVLIFVWLAGWNEFIIAQTLLSPDNYPLSVELYNLATEGRFSTPWTRFAAFANLFALPVAIVYFAAQRSVEDGLSFGGMEG from the coding sequence ATGAGCGCGCTCGCCTCCGTGCTGGCGGTGATCCGCGCGAAGCTCGTCGGGGCCGCGACGGCGCCGAAGCGGTTCGTCGTGACGGTTCAGCGGGCGGTCCACGACCTTCGGACCGGTGAGCGAACCCCGTGGGACGTCGCGAAGAGCATCCTGATGACGCTGTTCGGCCTCGCGATGGTGCTGATCCTGCTGTTCCCGCTGTTCTGGATCTTCACCGCGTCGCTCGCCGAGGGGACCCGGCTGTTCAACACCGGCGGGATCTTCCCCGACCCGACGACGTACAACCTCGACGCGTACCGGTGGGTACTGTTCGAGTCCAACTTCTTCTTCGCCGACGGCGACTGGGGGTACCCCCAGCTCGTCATCGGCGGCGGGGGCGGGTTGCTGCCCGTGAGCTTCCGCTGGGCCGGCACCGAGACCGGTCCCGGTGCCGTGTTCAACAGCCTCTACCTGGTGAGCGTGACGATCGCCGCCGGATTCGGGATGATCGTCCCGGCGGCGTACGCGTTCTCGCGTCGGCAGTTCATCGGCCGCAAGCGGATCCTCTACGGCTACGTGCTGTTCACGCAGATCGGTGCCGGGCTGTCGATCGCGACGCTCGTCGCTCTCTACTCACTGTTCAGCAGCTACGGGCTGACGAACAACCTGTTCGTCCTCGGGCTGTTCTACGCCGCCGGCGCGATCCCGTTCAACACCTGGCTGCTGAAAACGTACATGGACAACATCCCCGTCTCCTACGAGGAGGCGGCGATGGTCGACGGCGCGAGCTTCCTCGACACGATCCGGGAGGTCATCCTCCCGCTGACGAAGCCGGGGCTCGCCGTCGTCCTCATCTTCGTCTGGCTCGCCGGGTGGAACGAGTTCATTATCGCCCAGACGCTGCTCTCGCCGGATAACTACCCGCTCTCGGTCGAGCTGTACAACCTCGCGACCGAGGGCCGGTTCTCGACGCCGTGGACCCGCTTCGCGGCGTTCGCGAACCTGTTCGCGCTCCCCGTGGCGATCGTCTACTTCGCGGCACAGCGGTCCGTCGAAGACGGCCTCTCGTTCGGTGGAATGGAAGGGTGA
- the mutL gene encoding DNA mismatch repair endonuclease MutL — MEPPDIERLDERTVQRIAAGEVVERPASVVKELVENSLDAGATRVAVSVETGGTEGVRVRDDGVGIPADQLEAAVAEHATSKIGDIEDLDRGVGTLGFRGEALYTVGAVSRLTVRSRPPDAEAGAEIAVEGGDVGAVRPAGCPAGTTVEVDDLFYNTPAREKFLKRTATEFDHVNTVVTGYALANPDVAVSLEHDGRETFATEGNGDLRSAVLAVYGREVAESMIDVDWTPEGEGHGTGTADEDGTADGAPVERVTGLVSHPETARSTRDYLSTYVNGRYVTAGALREATLDAYGGQLAPDRYPFAVLFVEVPASDVDVNVHPRKLEVRFDEEPAVRSAVEAAVEDALLDHGLVRSTAPRGRSAPDETAVNPETPDDEAVGGANTDHERAAREGRDGGAEREPATSDGPTAAESTESVDSDRTVEGTPDTGEVRTEKRASPVEMDPDDDAAWAVDDLGGGANGGANESADRAVDSPGADAAVGPPSIDGESDRNEASVREGIPTAEEAEADDDAAAESARREAPSGTTRADTAQADATRSDAARSTPRPATRQRTLGGEATESEREFDSLPPLRVLGQLHETYVVAEAPDGLVLIDQHAADERVNYERLKAVFSDGADAQALAEPVQIELTAREAALFEESVGDLAEIGFRAERADEREVAVTAVPAVFDAALDPDLLRDTLSALVDGAAAGDEPVADAVDELLADLACYPSVTGNTSLTEGRVVDLLDRLDDCENPYACPHGRPVVIRLDREEIGSRFERDYPGHAGRRAE, encoded by the coding sequence ATGGAGCCGCCAGACATCGAGCGATTGGACGAGCGGACCGTCCAACGCATCGCGGCCGGCGAGGTCGTCGAGCGGCCCGCGAGCGTCGTGAAGGAGTTGGTCGAGAACAGCCTCGACGCGGGCGCGACCCGCGTCGCCGTCTCGGTCGAGACCGGCGGCACCGAGGGGGTCCGCGTCCGCGACGACGGCGTCGGCATCCCGGCGGACCAGTTGGAGGCAGCCGTCGCGGAGCACGCGACCTCGAAGATCGGCGACATCGAGGACCTCGACCGGGGCGTCGGCACCCTCGGATTCCGCGGCGAGGCGCTGTACACCGTCGGCGCCGTCTCGCGGCTTACCGTCCGTTCACGCCCCCCGGACGCGGAGGCCGGCGCGGAGATCGCGGTCGAGGGCGGCGACGTCGGAGCGGTCCGCCCGGCGGGCTGTCCCGCGGGGACGACCGTCGAGGTCGACGACCTCTTTTATAATACCCCGGCCCGCGAGAAGTTCCTCAAGCGGACCGCCACCGAGTTCGACCACGTCAATACGGTCGTGACCGGCTACGCGCTGGCGAACCCCGACGTCGCGGTCTCGCTGGAACACGACGGCCGCGAGACGTTCGCGACCGAGGGGAACGGCGACCTCCGCTCGGCCGTCCTCGCCGTCTACGGCCGCGAGGTCGCCGAGTCGATGATCGACGTCGACTGGACGCCCGAAGGCGAGGGGCACGGAACCGGGACGGCGGACGAAGACGGGACGGCTGACGGCGCCCCGGTCGAGCGAGTCACGGGACTTGTTTCGCACCCGGAGACGGCCCGCTCGACCCGCGACTACCTCTCGACGTACGTCAACGGGCGGTACGTCACCGCGGGCGCGCTCCGCGAGGCGACCCTCGACGCCTACGGCGGCCAGTTGGCTCCCGACCGGTACCCGTTCGCCGTCCTCTTCGTCGAAGTACCTGCGAGCGACGTCGACGTGAACGTCCACCCCCGCAAGCTGGAGGTCCGCTTCGACGAGGAGCCGGCGGTTCGGTCGGCGGTCGAGGCCGCCGTCGAGGACGCCTTGCTCGACCACGGCCTGGTCCGCTCGACGGCGCCCCGCGGGCGGTCGGCGCCCGACGAGACCGCCGTCAATCCGGAGACGCCCGACGACGAGGCCGTAGGGGGCGCAAACACGGACCACGAACGGGCCGCGCGCGAGGGGCGCGATGGGGGCGCCGAACGCGAGCCGGCGACGTCGGACGGGCCGACGGCGGCCGAGTCGACCGAATCGGTCGATTCCGATCGAACGGTCGAGGGGACGCCCGATACCGGTGAAGTACGGACGGAGAAGCGGGCGAGTCCGGTCGAAATGGACCCCGACGACGACGCGGCGTGGGCGGTCGACGACCTGGGCGGCGGCGCGAACGGGGGCGCGAACGAGAGCGCCGACCGCGCCGTCGACTCGCCGGGCGCCGACGCAGCGGTCGGACCCCCTTCGATCGACGGCGAATCGGACCGAAACGAGGCGTCGGTCCGAGAGGGCATCCCGACCGCTGAAGAGGCGGAAGCCGACGACGACGCCGCAGCGGAGAGCGCGAGGCGGGAAGCGCCGTCGGGCACGACACGGGCGGACACAGCGCAGGCGGACGCGACGCGGTCGGACGCGGCGCGGTCGACTCCCCGACCCGCGACGCGACAGCGGACCCTCGGCGGCGAGGCGACCGAGAGCGAGCGCGAGTTCGACTCGCTGCCCCCGCTGCGGGTACTCGGCCAGCTCCACGAGACGTACGTCGTCGCGGAGGCGCCGGACGGTCTCGTGTTGATCGACCAGCACGCCGCCGACGAGCGGGTGAACTACGAGCGGCTCAAAGCCGTCTTCTCGGACGGCGCGGACGCGCAGGCGCTCGCGGAGCCGGTCCAGATTGAGCTGACCGCCCGCGAGGCGGCGCTGTTCGAGGAGTCCGTCGGCGACTTGGCCGAGATCGGATTCCGGGCCGAGCGGGCGGACGAGCGCGAGGTAGCGGTGACGGCCGTCCCGGCCGTCTTCGACGCCGCGCTCGACCCCGACCTCCTGCGGGACACCCTGTCCGCGCTGGTCGACGGCGCCGCCGCGGGCGACGAACCGGTCGCGGACGCCGTCGACGAACTGCTCGCCGACCTCGCGTGTTACCCCTCGGTCACGGGGAACACCTCGCTGACGGAGGGGCGCGTCGTCGACCTGCTCGACCGGCTCGACGACTGCGAGAACCCGTACGCCTGCCCGCACGGGCGGCCGGTCGTGATCCGGCTCGACCGCGAGGAGATCGGGTCGCGGTTCGAGCGCGACTACCCCGGCCACGCCGGGCGACGCGCGGAGTGA
- a CDS encoding DNA-directed RNA polymerase subunit L, which yields MELRVIEKTDTELNIEIAGEDHTFMNVLKGALLESEDVTAATYDVNPEQSGGQTEPVLTVKSEEGDPLDVLADAAGSIIDRTGALRDAVRAA from the coding sequence ATGGAACTGCGGGTCATCGAGAAGACCGACACGGAGCTCAACATCGAGATCGCGGGCGAGGACCACACGTTCATGAACGTGCTGAAGGGTGCCCTTCTGGAGTCGGAAGACGTCACGGCCGCGACCTACGACGTGAACCCCGAGCAGTCCGGCGGCCAGACGGAGCCGGTCCTCACCGTCAAGTCGGAGGAGGGCGATCCGCTCGACGTGCTCGCGGACGCCGCCGGGTCGATCATCGATCGCACGGGCGCGCTGCGCGACGCGGTTCGCGCGGCCTGA
- a CDS encoding GNAT family N-acetyltransferase yields the protein MKVRELRRDDVRPLVEDLWLPFAREMESVAPRNRLAEDVDLVAAGINYREDRLDDPDAATWVAVDDGELVGHAAASVESSAPVFAAGDRLHLGELYVCEPYRGEGVADELLDRVVAAAAERECDRVTLNVDRGNDRAHAFYEKSGFEPRRTRMALSLSNR from the coding sequence ATGAAGGTCCGGGAACTCCGTCGGGACGACGTCCGCCCACTAGTCGAAGACTTGTGGCTCCCGTTCGCCCGCGAGATGGAATCGGTCGCCCCTCGGAACCGCCTCGCCGAGGACGTCGACCTCGTCGCGGCCGGGATCAACTACCGAGAGGACCGGCTCGACGACCCCGACGCCGCCACGTGGGTCGCTGTCGACGACGGAGAACTCGTCGGCCACGCCGCCGCGAGCGTCGAGTCGTCCGCGCCCGTGTTCGCGGCCGGCGACCGGCTCCACCTCGGCGAACTCTACGTGTGCGAGCCGTATCGCGGTGAGGGCGTCGCGGACGAACTGCTCGACCGGGTCGTCGCGGCGGCCGCGGAGCGGGAGTGCGACCGCGTGACGCTCAACGTCGATCGCGGGAACGACCGAGCGCACGCTTTCTACGAGAAGTCCGGGTTCGAGCCGCGTCGCACCCGGATGGCGCTGTCGCTCTCGAACCGATAA
- a CDS encoding ABC transporter ATP-binding protein, translating to MARVTLDTLRKEFDRGTIVAVDDLDLEIDDGEFVTVVGPSGCGKTTTLRMVAGLEEPTSGTVTFDDEDVTEVHAKERPVAMVFQNYALYPHKTVRQNMAFGLKMSTEMTKAERHERVREMAEMMGIADLLDDKPDELSGGQKQRVALGRAIAREPEVFLFDEPLSNLDAKLRTEMRAEIQKLQNEFGVTAMYVTHDQEEAMTMGDRLAILNDGELQQVGAPTEVYQNPVNKFVAGFIGSPSMNFLDVDVETDGTTATVRDESSGLSLTLSREYVTGHDLESGPYTLGIRPENIGVVEDPTGEETLTATVEVVEPIGSDNYVHLDVNDDFLARAPADVRPETDDEVGVTFEEENLHLFDPETGEDVFFTDEEIAAAVA from the coding sequence ATGGCACGCGTCACGCTCGATACGCTCCGGAAAGAGTTCGACCGAGGGACCATCGTCGCCGTCGACGACCTCGACTTAGAGATCGACGACGGGGAGTTCGTGACCGTGGTCGGGCCGTCGGGGTGCGGAAAGACGACCACGCTCCGGATGGTGGCGGGACTCGAAGAGCCGACCTCGGGCACCGTCACCTTCGACGACGAGGACGTCACCGAGGTTCACGCGAAGGAGCGCCCGGTCGCGATGGTGTTCCAGAACTACGCGCTGTACCCGCACAAGACGGTCCGACAGAACATGGCGTTCGGGCTCAAGATGAGCACCGAGATGACGAAAGCGGAGCGCCACGAGCGGGTCCGCGAGATGGCGGAGATGATGGGGATCGCGGATCTCCTCGACGACAAGCCGGACGAGCTCTCCGGCGGGCAGAAGCAGCGCGTCGCCCTCGGGCGGGCTATCGCGCGCGAACCGGAGGTGTTCCTCTTCGACGAGCCGCTCAGCAACCTCGACGCGAAGCTCCGCACGGAGATGCGCGCGGAGATCCAGAAGCTACAAAATGAGTTCGGCGTCACCGCGATGTACGTCACCCACGACCAGGAGGAGGCTATGACGATGGGTGACCGCCTCGCGATCCTCAACGACGGGGAGCTCCAGCAGGTCGGCGCACCGACAGAGGTGTACCAGAATCCGGTGAACAAGTTCGTGGCCGGTTTCATCGGCTCGCCGTCGATGAACTTCCTCGACGTCGACGTCGAGACAGACGGGACGACCGCGACGGTCCGCGACGAGTCGTCGGGACTCTCCCTCACGCTCAGCCGGGAGTACGTTACGGGACACGACCTCGAAAGCGGTCCGTACACGCTCGGAATCCGCCCCGAGAACATCGGGGTCGTCGAGGACCCGACCGGCGAGGAGACGCTTACGGCCACCGTCGAGGTCGTCGAGCCGATCGGCTCCGACAACTACGTCCACCTCGACGTGAACGACGACTTCCTCGCGCGGGCGCCGGCTGACGTCCGGCCCGAGACCGACGACGAGGTCGGCGTCACCTTCGAGGAGGAGAACCTCCACCTGTTCGACCCTGAGACCGGCGAGGACGTGTTCTTCACCGACGAGGAGATAGCGGCCGCGGTCGCTTAG
- a CDS encoding carbohydrate ABC transporter permease has translation MASLHTGTAAGGWSRLRSALPFTSRDWGLLLVIPGVILFSSFMLYPIFYLFYISLTDATFAGSVIGGGAELIGLDNYARLLADSQFWTSMSTTWLFVAVSLVIKVFVAVGIALLLNHARVVGKRYMRAAVIVPLGFPGIFTITVWRGMFSDARFGVFNTILGRYNDAMSSLSAPELLLFDVPIGFLSGRWEAFFAYVTTEVWLAYPFMVIIIVSALQDVPRDLHEAAMVDGAGFLQRFRTVTLPAIRRPVLFASILTGATSFQQFLIPWVFNQGGPARQNELIIVYGYREAISFNQFGLSAAILIVAIAFIGVFMYVAVRYGGLAEGVGE, from the coding sequence ATGGCCTCTTTACACACCGGCACCGCCGCGGGCGGGTGGTCTCGACTCCGCTCCGCGCTTCCGTTCACCAGTCGCGACTGGGGGCTCCTCCTCGTGATTCCCGGCGTGATTCTGTTCTCCAGTTTCATGCTGTACCCGATCTTCTACCTGTTTTACATCTCTCTGACGGACGCGACGTTCGCCGGGTCGGTGATCGGCGGCGGCGCCGAGCTGATCGGGCTGGACAACTACGCTCGGCTGCTGGCCGACTCGCAGTTCTGGACGTCGATGTCGACGACCTGGCTGTTCGTGGCTGTCTCGCTGGTGATCAAGGTGTTCGTCGCCGTCGGGATCGCGCTCCTGTTGAACCACGCGCGCGTCGTCGGCAAGCGGTACATGCGCGCCGCGGTCATCGTCCCGCTCGGATTCCCCGGCATCTTCACGATCACCGTCTGGCGCGGGATGTTCAGCGACGCCCGATTCGGCGTGTTCAACACGATCCTGGGGCGCTACAACGACGCCATGTCGTCGCTGTCGGCCCCGGAACTCCTGCTTTTCGACGTGCCGATCGGGTTTCTCAGCGGCCGGTGGGAGGCGTTCTTCGCGTACGTCACCACGGAGGTGTGGCTCGCGTACCCGTTTATGGTGATCATTATCGTGAGCGCCCTCCAAGACGTGCCGCGCGACCTCCACGAGGCGGCGATGGTCGACGGGGCGGGCTTCCTCCAGCGGTTCCGCACCGTGACGCTCCCCGCGATCAGGCGGCCGGTTCTGTTCGCGTCGATCCTCACCGGCGCGACGTCGTTCCAGCAGTTTCTGATCCCGTGGGTGTTCAACCAGGGAGGTCCGGCCCGGCAGAACGAGCTCATCATCGTGTACGGCTACCGCGAGGCGATCAGCTTCAACCAGTTCGGGCTTTCGGCCGCGATCCTCATCGTCGCGATCGCGTTCATCGGCGTGTTCATGTACGTCGCCGTGCGGTACGGCGGCCTCGCTGAGGGGGTGGGCGAGTGA
- a CDS encoding glycosyltransferase family 4 protein: MLGWGFPPNITGGLDVHVGELFTGLRDDLGVDVTLVLPAEFAPDDEPGLEPVETGEGDVAARVGELSDRFVELASDHDVIHTHDWFGYGPGRAAARESDATWVSSFHSLASDRNIDPPSREVETERRLANAADTNVAVSEIVREDIRELYDADSRVVYNGFSTPEFSGKDVRSDLGIDGEMLFFVGRHTDQKGISHLLYAMKKLRGRDATLVVGGSGHQTEQLKRFVELLGIEDRVEFVGYVPEVELGDYYAASDAFVSPSYAEPFGITITEALEAGTQVVATRSGVAEVLPDDCLVEVRTDSESIVDGMIEALDREEPPTYERREWSAVAADTLAVYEDVA; encoded by the coding sequence ATGCTGGGATGGGGGTTCCCGCCGAACATCACCGGCGGACTCGACGTCCACGTCGGGGAACTGTTCACCGGACTGCGAGACGACCTCGGGGTCGACGTCACGCTGGTGTTGCCCGCGGAGTTCGCCCCGGACGACGAGCCGGGACTCGAACCGGTCGAGACCGGCGAGGGCGACGTGGCCGCGCGCGTGGGCGAACTCTCCGACCGCTTCGTCGAACTCGCGTCCGACCACGACGTGATCCACACGCACGACTGGTTCGGGTACGGTCCCGGCCGCGCCGCCGCCCGCGAGTCGGACGCCACCTGGGTCTCGTCGTTCCACTCGCTGGCGAGCGACCGCAACATCGACCCGCCGAGCCGCGAGGTCGAGACCGAGCGCCGGCTCGCGAACGCCGCCGACACGAACGTCGCGGTCAGCGAGATCGTCCGCGAGGACATCAGAGAGCTGTACGACGCGGACTCGCGGGTCGTGTACAACGGCTTCTCGACGCCGGAGTTCTCCGGGAAGGACGTCCGTTCGGACCTCGGGATCGACGGCGAGATGCTGTTCTTCGTCGGGCGCCACACCGACCAGAAGGGGATCTCGCACCTCCTGTACGCGATGAAGAAGCTCCGCGGCCGCGACGCGACGCTCGTCGTCGGCGGGTCGGGCCACCAGACCGAGCAGCTGAAGCGGTTCGTCGAGCTGCTCGGTATCGAGGACCGCGTCGAGTTCGTCGGCTACGTGCCCGAGGTTGAGCTGGGCGACTACTACGCCGCGTCGGACGCGTTCGTCTCGCCGTCGTACGCGGAGCCGTTCGGCATCACCATCACCGAGGCGCTGGAGGCGGGGACGCAGGTCGTCGCGACTCGCTCGGGCGTCGCGGAGGTGCTGCCCGACGACTGTCTCGTAGAGGTCCGGACGGACTCGGAGTCGATCGTCGACGGGATGATCGAGGCGCTCGACCGCGAGGAACCGCCGACGTACGAGCGTCGCGAGTGGTCCGCGGTCGCCGCCGACACGCTCGCCGTGTACGAAGACGTCGCGTAG
- a CDS encoding Single-stranded DNA binding protein — MDVNSHAEELASDLGVDREEVEADLQNLLEYSVPIDEAKQSVRRKHGGGGGGSTPTPDSVDAGEITTDHDGVTVTVRVLTQGTRTIRYQGDDLTIREGEFADETGVISYTAWQDFGFEPGDSLTIGNAGVREWEGEPELNLNDSTTVAIADEPVEVDRGVGGDRDLVDIAAGDRGRNVEVRVLEVDEKTISGRDGETEILEGVVGDETAKLPFTDWQPRPEVEAGADLRIEDVYVREFRGVPSLNLTAFSTVTPLPDPVEVAEDAPRLSVADAVASGGMFDVEVVGNVLEIRDGSGLIERCPECGRVVQNGQCRSHGDVDGEDDLRVKAIVDDGTDTVTVVLDDELTAEVYGGGLDDALAAAKDAMDKEVVADDIADALVGRAYRVRGNLSVDDYGANLDADVFELADDDPGDAARAALAEVGE, encoded by the coding sequence ATGGACGTCAACAGCCATGCCGAGGAGCTCGCCTCCGACCTCGGCGTCGACAGAGAGGAGGTCGAAGCCGACCTACAGAACCTACTGGAGTACAGCGTACCGATCGACGAGGCGAAACAGAGCGTCCGCCGGAAACACGGCGGCGGTGGCGGCGGCTCGACGCCGACGCCCGATTCCGTCGACGCGGGCGAGATCACCACCGACCACGACGGCGTGACGGTGACGGTCCGCGTGCTCACGCAGGGGACGCGCACGATCCGGTACCAGGGCGACGACCTCACGATCCGCGAGGGCGAGTTCGCGGACGAGACCGGCGTCATCTCCTATACCGCGTGGCAGGACTTCGGGTTCGAGCCGGGCGACTCGCTGACGATCGGCAACGCCGGCGTCCGCGAGTGGGAGGGGGAACCGGAGCTGAACCTCAACGACTCGACCACCGTCGCCATCGCGGACGAACCGGTCGAAGTCGACCGCGGGGTCGGCGGCGACCGCGACCTCGTCGACATCGCGGCCGGCGACCGCGGGCGAAACGTCGAGGTGCGCGTGCTGGAGGTCGACGAGAAGACCATCTCCGGGCGCGACGGCGAGACGGAGATCCTGGAGGGCGTCGTCGGCGACGAGACCGCGAAGCTCCCCTTCACCGACTGGCAGCCGCGCCCCGAGGTCGAGGCCGGCGCCGACCTCCGGATCGAGGACGTGTACGTCCGAGAATTCCGCGGCGTCCCCTCCCTCAATCTCACCGCGTTCTCGACGGTGACGCCGCTCCCCGACCCCGTCGAGGTCGCGGAGGACGCCCCGCGGCTCTCCGTCGCCGACGCGGTCGCCTCCGGCGGGATGTTCGACGTCGAGGTCGTCGGCAACGTCCTCGAAATCCGGGACGGCTCCGGACTCATCGAGCGCTGTCCGGAGTGCGGCCGCGTGGTCCAGAACGGCCAGTGCCGGAGCCACGGCGACGTGGACGGCGAGGACGACCTGCGGGTGAAGGCGATCGTCGACGACGGTACCGACACCGTCACCGTCGTCCTCGACGACGAACTCACCGCCGAGGTGTACGGCGGCGGCCTCGACGACGCCCTCGCCGCCGCGAAGGACGCGATGGACAAGGAGGTCGTCGCCGACGACATCGCCGACGCGCTCGTCGGACGCGCCTACCGCGTTCGCGGGAACCTCTCGGTCGACGACTACGGCGCCAACCTCGACGCGGACGTGTTCGAACTCGCGGACGACGACCCGGGCGACGCCGCCCGCGCGGCGCTCGCGGAGGTGGGCGAATGA
- a CDS encoding GNAT family N-acetyltransferase translates to MADRPAIRRLPPDDEALRRYAADLWLPYHRDLADTVAAHALVDWPDERFVERNVEFTRNRLEEDGTRVWVAATAAEDAGVGPATPALTGSELDLVGLLLTSVDECPDPFDRPDRLVIGELYVAEPYRGTGLADRFVERAATDADDHDCAELRLDVDVDNERAVAFYEKTGFEDYRRQLTVAVDDL, encoded by the coding sequence ATGGCTGACCGACCCGCGATCCGACGGCTCCCCCCCGACGACGAGGCCCTCCGCCGATACGCGGCCGACCTGTGGCTGCCCTACCACCGCGACCTCGCCGACACCGTCGCCGCCCACGCCCTCGTCGACTGGCCGGACGAGCGGTTCGTCGAGCGCAACGTCGAGTTCACTCGGAACCGACTGGAAGAAGACGGGACCCGAGTCTGGGTCGCCGCGACCGCCGCCGAGGATGCCGGTGTCGGCCCCGCAACCCCCGCCCTGACCGGTTCGGAACTCGACCTGGTCGGCCTTCTGTTGACGAGCGTCGACGAGTGTCCCGACCCGTTCGACCGCCCGGACCGGCTGGTGATCGGCGAACTCTACGTCGCGGAGCCGTACCGTGGCACCGGGCTCGCCGACCGGTTCGTCGAGCGCGCGGCGACCGACGCCGACGACCACGACTGCGCGGAGCTGCGGCTCGACGTCGACGTCGACAACGAGCGTGCGGTCGCCTTCTACGAGAAGACCGGGTTCGAGGACTACCGAAGGCAGCTGACGGTCGCCGTCGACGACCTGTGA